The following proteins come from a genomic window of Streptomyces sp. Sge12:
- a CDS encoding flavin reductase family protein: MAPKDLDLGAFAEVLNGPVYVVTVAAAGERSGCLVGFASQCSIGPPRFVVWLSRQNHTFRVARGATHLAVHLLDRGRHPLAELFGGETGDEVDKFARVDWRPSADGSPVLTGARAWFVGRIETRLDGGDHEGFVLAPTEVCAPARGEPASMRYTDVQEIDAGHPA, encoded by the coding sequence ATGGCACCGAAGGACCTCGACCTCGGCGCGTTCGCCGAGGTCCTGAACGGCCCCGTGTACGTGGTGACGGTGGCGGCCGCGGGCGAGCGCTCGGGCTGCCTGGTGGGCTTCGCCTCGCAGTGCTCGATCGGGCCGCCGCGCTTCGTGGTGTGGCTGTCCCGGCAGAACCACACGTTCCGGGTGGCACGCGGAGCCACGCACCTGGCGGTGCACCTGCTCGATCGTGGCCGGCATCCGCTGGCCGAGCTGTTCGGCGGCGAGACGGGCGACGAGGTGGACAAGTTCGCCCGGGTGGACTGGCGGCCCAGCGCCGACGGGAGTCCCGTGCTGACCGGGGCCCGCGCCTGGTTCGTCGGCCGGATCGAGACACGGCTGGACGGCGGCGACCACGAGGGCTTCGTCCTGGCGCCGACCGAGGTCTGCGCACCGGCCCGCGGCGAACCCGCCTCGATGAGGTACACCGACGTCCAGGAGATCGACGCCGGACACCCCGCCTGA
- a CDS encoding DUF4230 domain-containing protein has protein sequence METSSDRPGATGRRWWARIAVGVVVVVVLIVLVGRFSPIPGLGALFGDRTHDRSGPALLKSLQDMHRYEAAVGNFQVVVDLEKDAAFLPDAIRGTRTLYVGAGSVSGYVDLGGLGEQSVTVNGDRTQATIRLPRPVLGAAALDPNRSYAVSKQRGLLDRLGDLFSDNPAGEQAVQKLAAQHIDEAARDSGLAERAEKNTTAMLEGLLHSLGFRTVNVSYG, from the coding sequence ATGGAAACCTCTTCGGATCGGCCGGGCGCCACAGGGCGCCGGTGGTGGGCGAGGATCGCCGTGGGCGTGGTGGTGGTCGTGGTCCTGATCGTGCTGGTGGGGCGCTTCAGCCCGATTCCGGGACTCGGCGCACTGTTCGGTGACAGGACGCACGACCGCTCCGGCCCGGCGCTGCTCAAATCGTTGCAGGACATGCACCGTTACGAGGCCGCCGTCGGCAATTTCCAGGTGGTCGTGGACCTGGAGAAGGACGCGGCGTTCCTGCCGGACGCGATCCGCGGGACCCGCACGCTGTACGTGGGAGCCGGCTCGGTCAGCGGCTACGTGGACCTGGGCGGGCTGGGCGAGCAGAGCGTCACGGTCAACGGCGACCGTACGCAGGCCACGATCCGGCTGCCGCGGCCGGTGCTGGGAGCCGCCGCCCTGGACCCGAACCGTTCGTACGCGGTGTCGAAGCAGCGCGGCCTGCTGGACCGGCTCGGTGATCTCTTCTCCGACAACCCGGCCGGTGAGCAGGCCGTCCAGAAGCTCGCCGCGCAGCACATCGACGAGGCGGCCCGCGACAGCGGCCTCGCGGAGCGCGCCGAGAAGAACACGACGGCGATGCTGGAGGGGCTGCTGCACTCCCTCGGCTTCCGCACGGTGAACGTCAGCTACGGGTGA
- a CDS encoding NAD(P)/FAD-dependent oxidoreductase — protein MARPRILVVGAGFAGVECVRRLERRLSPGEAEITLVTPSSFQLYLPLLPQVAAGVLTPQSIALSLRRSRRHRTHIVPGGVVGVDTRAKVCVVRKISGELIPRAYDHLVLAPGSVTRSFDIPGLAEHARGMKTLAEAAHLRDHVIAQLDLADACEDEAERASRLCFVVVGGGYAGTETAACLQRLTHHAVRRYPRLDPRQIRWHLVDIAPTLMPELGEALGRSALEVLERRGIEVSLGVSVAKAGPDEVTLTDGRVLRSHTLIWTAGVSASPLIATLEADTDRGRLVVSPDLTVPGLPGVLALGDAAAVPDLASGGDGAVCPPTAQHAQRQGRTAADNLIATLRQQELRPYRHKDLGLVVDLGGRDGVSRPLGIELRGLPAQAVARGYHWAALRTNVAKTRVATNWLLNAVAGDDFVRTGFQAWRPPTLREFEHTDAYLTPEQVRAHTAPLRTGLT, from the coding sequence GTGGCACGTCCGAGGATTCTCGTGGTGGGCGCCGGATTCGCCGGTGTGGAGTGCGTACGCCGTCTCGAGCGGCGGCTCTCCCCCGGCGAGGCGGAGATCACCCTCGTCACCCCGTCCTCCTTCCAGCTCTACCTGCCTCTGCTGCCGCAGGTGGCCGCAGGGGTGCTGACCCCGCAGTCGATCGCCCTGTCCCTGCGCCGCAGCCGCCGGCACCGGACCCACATCGTGCCCGGCGGCGTCGTCGGCGTGGACACCCGGGCGAAGGTGTGCGTCGTACGGAAGATCTCGGGCGAGCTGATCCCCCGGGCCTACGACCACCTGGTGCTGGCCCCGGGCAGCGTCACCCGTTCCTTCGACATCCCGGGGCTCGCCGAGCACGCCCGCGGGATGAAGACCCTTGCCGAGGCCGCGCACCTGCGCGACCACGTCATCGCCCAGCTCGATCTCGCCGACGCGTGCGAGGACGAGGCCGAGCGGGCCTCACGGCTCTGCTTCGTCGTGGTGGGCGGCGGCTACGCGGGCACCGAGACGGCGGCCTGCCTGCAACGGCTGACCCACCACGCGGTGCGGCGCTACCCGCGGCTGGACCCGCGGCAGATCCGCTGGCACCTCGTGGACATCGCCCCCACCCTGATGCCGGAACTCGGCGAGGCGCTGGGCAGGTCCGCCCTGGAGGTGCTGGAGCGGCGGGGCATCGAGGTCTCGCTCGGCGTGTCCGTGGCGAAGGCCGGGCCGGACGAGGTGACGCTCACCGACGGTCGTGTGCTGCGCAGCCACACTTTGATCTGGACCGCCGGAGTGTCCGCCAGTCCGCTCATCGCCACGCTGGAGGCCGACACTGATCGCGGGCGGCTCGTGGTCTCCCCCGACCTGACGGTCCCCGGCCTCCCGGGAGTCCTCGCGCTCGGCGACGCGGCGGCGGTGCCCGACCTCGCTTCGGGCGGGGACGGCGCGGTCTGCCCGCCCACCGCCCAGCACGCCCAGCGGCAGGGACGCACGGCAGCCGACAACCTCATCGCCACCCTGCGCCAGCAGGAGCTCCGCCCCTACCGGCACAAGGACCTCGGGCTCGTGGTGGACCTGGGCGGACGCGACGGCGTCTCCAGGCCGCTCGGCATCGAGCTGCGCGGGCTGCCCGCGCAGGCGGTGGCCCGGGGGTACCACTGGGCGGCGCTGCGCACCAACGTGGCGAAGACCAGGGTCGCGACGAACTGGCTGCTCAACGCGGTCGCGGGCGACGACTTCGTGCGGACGGGCTTCCAGGCGTGGCGACCGCCGACGCTGCGGGAGTTCGAGCACACGGACGCGTACCTGACGCCCGAACAGGTCCGGGCGCACACGGCGCCCTTGAGGACGGGGCTGACGTAG
- a CDS encoding ATP-binding protein translates to MRGHVSKGRDFTRQALADWGWDGSETSEDVLLLVSELLTNAALHAGGCVELALAAGEVLRIEVFDGSTTLPRRHPSPQRGIPGGHGLYIVERLSDRWGTSTHENGKAVWAEVEASRLTSGRSTGR, encoded by the coding sequence GTGCGCGGCCATGTGTCCAAGGGCCGTGACTTCACGCGCCAGGCGCTGGCCGACTGGGGCTGGGACGGCAGTGAGACGTCCGAGGACGTCCTGCTCCTCGTGTCCGAGCTGCTGACCAACGCGGCCCTGCACGCGGGTGGTTGCGTCGAGCTCGCCCTCGCGGCCGGCGAGGTCCTGCGGATCGAGGTGTTCGACGGCTCGACGACGCTGCCGCGCCGCCACCCGTCGCCACAGCGCGGCATCCCCGGCGGCCACGGCCTGTACATCGTGGAGCGGCTCTCCGATCGCTGGGGCACCAGCACCCACGAGAACGGCAAGGCGGTCTGGGCCGAGGTCGAGGCGTCCCGGCTGACCTCGGGCAGGTCCACCGGCCGCTGA
- a CDS encoding sensor histidine kinase, protein MINHPAADAPGAFVHPALFYRGQADYLAGVGGFVRAALTADEPVLVAVPGPQLDTLRESLGGDAAEVTWTDMRQTGRNPGRILATLQEFADRYPDRPARIVGEPIWAGRSQAEVLEATRHEALINTAFAGRPATILCPYDVLGLPAAVVKDARRTHPELREEGKVQISQDHVDAAVVSADCDHPLPEPDGAAPWFAYAHGELGEVRAYAEAWTRDTALSPARRGDLVLAVSEAAANSLAHGGGRGSLRLWNTAGGGPDGGPGVVAEIRDAGRLANPLAGRRRPALASVNGGRGLWMIHQLCDLVEIRASDSGLTLRLHMGTS, encoded by the coding sequence ATGATCAATCATCCTGCGGCCGACGCCCCCGGGGCCTTCGTCCACCCCGCCCTCTTCTACCGCGGCCAGGCGGATTACCTGGCGGGTGTCGGAGGGTTCGTACGGGCTGCCCTCACGGCCGACGAGCCGGTGCTCGTTGCCGTGCCCGGTCCACAGCTGGACACGCTGCGCGAGAGCCTCGGCGGCGACGCGGCCGAGGTCACCTGGACGGACATGAGGCAGACGGGCCGCAACCCGGGCCGCATCCTGGCCACCCTGCAGGAGTTCGCCGACCGGTACCCGGACCGGCCCGCCCGGATCGTCGGCGAGCCGATCTGGGCCGGACGCTCGCAGGCCGAGGTGCTGGAGGCCACGCGTCACGAGGCCCTCATCAACACCGCGTTCGCGGGGCGGCCGGCCACGATCCTGTGCCCGTACGACGTCCTCGGCCTGCCCGCCGCGGTGGTGAAGGACGCCCGGCGCACCCATCCGGAGCTGAGGGAAGAGGGCAAGGTCCAGATCAGCCAGGACCACGTCGACGCCGCCGTCGTCAGCGCCGACTGCGACCACCCCCTGCCCGAGCCGGACGGGGCCGCGCCCTGGTTCGCGTACGCCCACGGGGAGCTGGGTGAGGTGCGCGCCTACGCCGAGGCGTGGACCCGCGACACCGCCCTGAGCCCTGCGCGGCGCGGCGACCTCGTCCTCGCGGTGAGCGAGGCCGCCGCCAACTCTCTCGCCCACGGAGGCGGGCGTGGCTCACTGCGGCTGTGGAACACGGCGGGCGGAGGTCCGGACGGAGGTCCCGGGGTCGTGGCGGAGATCCGCGACGCGGGCCGGCTGGCGAACCCGCTGGCGGGACGTCGCCGCCCCGCCCTGGCCTCCGTCAACGGCGGCCGCGGCCTGTGGATGATCCACCAGCTGTGCGACCTGGTCGAGATCCGCGCCTCCGACAGCGGTCTCACCCTGAGACTGCACATGGGCACGTCCTGA
- a CDS encoding STAS domain-containing protein, protein MPAPHRDDGSVPPTGVQQPYDADVVWADAVVRCTAAGAGACTGTGMASSLTARPLRDRPGALLSGRCDLDTRPILSAALGVVTRIPGPVVHLDLSAVGFLDAAAVAALVQANATVAGQGRRLLLHHPPYSLRKVVEMFPEECAALEVAA, encoded by the coding sequence ATGCCCGCACCGCACCGGGACGACGGATCCGTCCCGCCCACCGGCGTACAGCAGCCCTACGACGCCGATGTGGTGTGGGCGGACGCCGTCGTCCGGTGCACGGCCGCCGGGGCGGGCGCGTGTACGGGCACGGGCATGGCGTCGTCGCTGACCGCCCGGCCGTTGCGCGACCGTCCCGGCGCCCTCCTGAGCGGCCGCTGCGACCTCGACACCAGGCCGATCCTGAGCGCGGCGCTCGGCGTCGTCACCCGGATCCCCGGCCCGGTCGTGCACCTCGACCTCTCCGCCGTGGGCTTCCTCGACGCGGCCGCCGTCGCGGCCCTGGTACAGGCGAACGCCACGGTCGCCGGACAAGGACGTCGCCTGCTGCTCCACCACCCGCCATACTCGCTCCGCAAGGTAGTGGAGATGTTCCCGGAAGAATGTGCCGCGCTGGAGGTCGCAGCATGA
- a CDS encoding SigB/SigF/SigG family RNA polymerase sigma factor produces the protein MSRSATAVSLIGATEAQITPAAPAVGAPPQDGPLPEVQNAREMAPANARELSKLFFERLRDLEEGTREYQYARNTLIEMNLSLVQFAARRFRARVLGGGLDMDDVIQVGTIGLIKAIDRYDTERGVEFSTLALPYIIGEIKRYFRDTTWAVHVPRRLQELRTELAKAQEALTDVLGRAPTVKEVAAHLELTEDEVIDGLIAANGYTSGSLDTGVESDEQSTTNRTMRPLADRLGDVDPAMELFEDFHTLAPLLEQLDERDRLILQMRFGDEKTQAEIGTELGISQMQVSRLLSRTLARLRAGMLTV, from the coding sequence ATGTCTCGCTCGGCCACCGCCGTCAGCCTCATTGGTGCAACAGAGGCGCAGATCACACCTGCTGCGCCCGCCGTGGGGGCCCCGCCGCAGGACGGGCCACTGCCCGAGGTGCAGAACGCGCGGGAGATGGCACCCGCCAACGCGCGCGAGCTCTCGAAGCTCTTCTTCGAGCGACTCCGCGACCTGGAAGAGGGCACGCGCGAGTACCAGTACGCCCGCAACACCCTCATCGAGATGAACCTCTCCCTCGTGCAGTTCGCCGCGCGGCGCTTCCGCGCCCGCGTGCTGGGCGGGGGCCTGGACATGGACGACGTGATCCAGGTGGGGACCATCGGTCTCATCAAGGCCATCGACCGCTACGACACCGAGCGCGGCGTCGAGTTCTCCACCCTCGCCCTCCCCTACATCATCGGTGAGATAAAGCGCTATTTCCGTGACACCACCTGGGCCGTGCACGTACCGCGCCGGCTGCAGGAGCTGCGTACGGAACTCGCCAAGGCCCAGGAGGCGCTGACCGACGTCCTGGGCCGGGCCCCGACGGTCAAGGAGGTCGCCGCGCACCTCGAACTGACCGAGGACGAGGTCATCGACGGGCTGATCGCGGCCAACGGGTACACGAGTGGCTCCCTGGACACGGGCGTCGAGAGCGACGAGCAGTCGACGACGAACCGGACGATGCGCCCGCTGGCGGACCGGCTCGGCGACGTCGACCCCGCCATGGAGCTCTTCGAGGACTTCCACACCCTCGCCCCCCTGCTGGAACAGCTGGACGAGCGCGACCGGCTGATCCTGCAGATGCGCTTCGGTGACGAGAAGACCCAGGCGGAGATCGGTACCGAGCTGGGCATCTCGCAGATGCAGGTCTCTCGTCTGCTGTCGCGGACCCTGGCCCGGCTGCGGGCCGGAATGCTCACGGTGTAG
- a CDS encoding STAS domain-containing protein, which translates to MTGAEDAHHHEGVVGGGYPAGAGWVVTAHGELDQDTLAPLETALASAADRHRLVVLDAASITFGDSSFLNLLLRLHQLTNLRIAAPGEQLRRLFALTGADTVLSLHPSVEDAVGGS; encoded by the coding sequence ATGACCGGAGCAGAGGACGCACATCACCACGAGGGCGTGGTCGGGGGCGGCTACCCCGCGGGGGCCGGGTGGGTGGTGACGGCGCACGGGGAGCTGGACCAGGACACGTTGGCCCCGCTCGAGACGGCGCTCGCCTCCGCCGCGGACCGGCACCGGCTGGTCGTGCTGGACGCCGCCTCCATCACCTTCGGCGACTCGTCGTTCCTCAACCTGCTGCTGCGGCTGCACCAGCTCACCAACCTGCGGATCGCCGCCCCGGGAGAGCAACTGCGCCGCCTCTTCGCCCTGACGGGCGCCGATACGGTCCTCTCCCTGCACCCGAGCGTCGAGGACGCCGTCGGCGGGTCATGA
- a CDS encoding ATP-binding protein, whose protein sequence is MAVKAVGWARTFPVSRGVRAARQWTAGHLASLPWGGAAPDTVHSVLLSVSELVTNAHLHADGPAHLVLTWDGSCLHVSVADSDPNLPRPRTADADGDMGATSGRGLGIVTVLADSWDVHACHGGKAITACFRPPGTSDPHGDHHGGPHAGPRRGPSPGPGGTRPS, encoded by the coding sequence ATGGCGGTCAAGGCCGTGGGATGGGCCCGCACGTTTCCGGTGTCGAGAGGAGTCCGGGCGGCGCGGCAGTGGACCGCAGGGCACCTCGCCTCGCTGCCGTGGGGCGGCGCGGCCCCGGACACGGTGCATTCCGTACTCCTCAGCGTCTCCGAGCTCGTCACGAACGCCCATCTGCACGCGGACGGCCCCGCCCACCTCGTTTTGACGTGGGACGGCAGTTGCCTCCACGTGAGCGTCGCCGACTCCGACCCGAATCTGCCCCGCCCGCGTACGGCCGATGCCGATGGCGACATGGGCGCCACCTCCGGCCGGGGGCTGGGGATCGTGACCGTCCTCGCAGACTCCTGGGACGTCCACGCGTGCCACGGTGGCAAGGCGATCACGGCCTGCTTCCGACCACCGGGGACGTCCGACCCCCACGGCGACCACCACGGCGGGCCCCACGCCGGCCCCCGTCGCGGGCCGTCGCCCGGTCCGGGTGGAACCCGGCCGTCATGA